From a region of the Canis lupus dingo isolate Sandy chromosome 5, ASM325472v2, whole genome shotgun sequence genome:
- the LOC125755162 gene encoding 60S ribosomal protein L39 gives MSSHKTFRIKRFLAKKQKQNRPIPQWIRMKTGNKIRYNSKRRHWRRTKLGL, from the coding sequence ATGTCTTCTCACAAGACTTTCAGAATCAAGCGattcctggccaagaaacaaaagcagaatcgtCCTATTCCCCAGTGGATTCggatgaaaactggtaataaaatcaggtacaaTTCCAAGAGGAGACACTGGAGAAGAACCAAACTGGGTCTGTGA